One Paraburkholderia sp. IMGN_8 DNA window includes the following coding sequences:
- a CDS encoding helix-turn-helix domain-containing protein: MTCASLESAMLRWVHAPNKGARRVAILMFNECSLLGAGVVAEVFQAANELASSGSGGWLYDVSFLSADGGMVTCSSALRVWTDGLDARHYGGFDALYVAGGKGAFAASTDERLIAWLRRVRRNTGMVRPIGEGRALLEAASLADSKESGDFRQQPIPPRQIEQNGDTGDRLESMRSALAMVKRDLGGAAARTVAERLLADSCANLAPLLGEDGGLSAGDKVRAAARWLQENCQQAISIADAAQFAAMSERNFLRRFKMEMGITPSSFLLHERLAVTCSLLTESELPVDKIARRTGMGNGDRLAKVFRKRMRISPTEFRIQSRRMVGE, encoded by the coding sequence ATGACCTGTGCGAGTCTCGAGTCTGCAATGCTGCGCTGGGTGCACGCGCCGAACAAGGGTGCGCGCCGCGTTGCGATACTGATGTTCAACGAATGCTCGCTGCTGGGCGCCGGCGTCGTTGCCGAAGTGTTCCAGGCAGCCAACGAGCTTGCCTCGTCCGGCTCCGGCGGATGGCTGTACGACGTCTCCTTCCTGTCGGCCGACGGCGGCATGGTGACCTGTTCCTCCGCATTACGCGTCTGGACGGACGGGCTCGACGCCCGGCACTACGGCGGCTTCGACGCGTTGTATGTCGCCGGCGGTAAAGGCGCGTTCGCAGCCTCTACCGACGAACGGCTGATCGCGTGGCTTCGGCGCGTTCGCCGCAACACGGGCATGGTTCGTCCGATCGGAGAAGGACGCGCGCTGCTGGAGGCCGCGTCGTTGGCCGACAGTAAGGAATCCGGCGATTTCCGCCAACAACCCATACCGCCGCGCCAGATAGAGCAGAACGGCGACACGGGCGACAGGCTCGAGTCGATGAGAAGCGCGCTTGCGATGGTCAAGCGCGATCTTGGCGGAGCCGCTGCACGCACCGTTGCAGAACGTCTGCTTGCCGACTCCTGCGCGAATCTTGCGCCGCTGCTTGGCGAAGACGGCGGCTTGAGCGCCGGCGACAAAGTCCGCGCGGCGGCTCGCTGGCTGCAAGAGAATTGCCAGCAGGCTATTTCGATCGCCGACGCTGCCCAGTTCGCCGCGATGAGCGAGCGCAACTTCCTGCGCCGCTTCAAGATGGAAATGGGCATCACGCCCTCGAGTTTCCTGTTGCACGAACGCCTTGCGGTGACCTGCAGTCTGTTGACCGAATCGGAATTGCCAGTCGACAAGATTGCCCGTCGCACCGGCATGGGCAACGGTGACCGGCTCGCCAAGGTGTTCCGCAAACGTATGAGAATTTCTCCCACGGAGTTCCGGATTCAGAGCCGCCGGATGGTAGGCGAATAG
- a CDS encoding undecaprenyl-phosphate glucose phosphotransferase yields MRKFQDLLARVFDVALVLAGAAVASQIRFDYLAQSGFYWALVMFSAAFALATFPAFGVYESWRGRSKLSLAGQVSLAWLMVQGSALVLMYSLHRIDFVSRLWFSYWTAVTGGLLIAYRLITHAVLARARSAGLNLHQVAIVGSGSQCDAIIRRIDSAPGTGFRATAVYNTHPEVSAVTSARVPVFDSVDALAGYIRTNDVHELWLTLSLAEEPLICKLISEFRDDLVNIRFMPDVRSIALFDGSGVIDLLGVPAINLVASPLSASSMLKKEIFDRLFAATALIGLAPILIAIAIAVKLSSRGPVLFKQKRKGADGRVFTIYKFRSMRPHTEEKGTLSQATRNDPRVTKVGAFLRRTSLDELPQFFNVLRGDMSVVGPRPHALEHDDLYQKVVAGYINRYRIKPGITGWAQINGFRGETDRIEKMERRVAHDLYYLGHWSFALDMRIIGVTIVEGLRHRNAY; encoded by the coding sequence ATGCGCAAGTTTCAGGATTTGCTCGCGCGAGTGTTCGATGTTGCGTTAGTGCTCGCGGGAGCGGCGGTGGCGTCCCAGATCCGTTTCGATTACCTCGCCCAATCCGGTTTCTATTGGGCGCTGGTGATGTTTTCCGCAGCGTTTGCGCTGGCCACCTTTCCGGCGTTCGGCGTCTACGAATCATGGCGCGGCCGTTCGAAGCTGTCGCTGGCCGGCCAGGTTTCGCTTGCGTGGCTGATGGTGCAGGGCAGCGCGCTGGTGCTGATGTACTCGCTGCATCGCATCGACTTCGTGTCGAGACTGTGGTTCTCCTACTGGACCGCGGTGACCGGCGGCCTGCTGATCGCCTACCGTTTGATCACGCATGCAGTACTGGCGCGCGCACGCAGCGCCGGCTTGAACCTGCATCAGGTCGCGATTGTCGGCAGCGGCTCGCAATGCGACGCGATCATTCGGCGGATCGATTCGGCGCCCGGCACGGGTTTTCGCGCCACGGCCGTCTACAACACGCACCCTGAGGTGTCTGCTGTCACCAGCGCGCGAGTGCCTGTGTTCGATTCGGTGGATGCGCTCGCCGGCTACATTCGAACCAACGATGTGCACGAGCTTTGGCTCACGTTGTCGCTCGCCGAAGAGCCGCTGATCTGCAAGCTGATCAGCGAGTTTCGCGACGATCTGGTGAATATCCGCTTCATGCCGGACGTGCGCAGTATTGCGCTGTTCGACGGCAGCGGCGTCATCGATCTGCTCGGTGTGCCGGCGATCAACCTCGTCGCATCGCCGTTGTCCGCCAGTTCGATGCTGAAGAAGGAAATCTTCGACCGCTTGTTCGCGGCGACCGCATTGATCGGCCTCGCACCGATCCTGATCGCGATCGCGATCGCGGTAAAGCTTTCGTCGCGTGGTCCTGTGCTGTTCAAGCAGAAGCGCAAAGGCGCGGACGGGCGCGTATTCACGATCTACAAGTTTCGCTCGATGCGTCCGCATACCGAGGAAAAAGGCACCCTCAGCCAGGCGACGCGCAACGATCCGCGCGTCACGAAAGTCGGTGCGTTTCTACGCCGCACGAGCCTCGATGAATTGCCGCAGTTCTTCAACGTGCTGCGTGGCGACATGTCGGTCGTAGGACCGCGTCCCCATGCGCTCGAGCACGACGACCTCTATCAGAAGGTGGTCGCCGGCTACATCAATCGCTATCGAATCAAGCCGGGCATTACCGGCTGGGCGCAGATCAACGGCTTTCGTGGCGAAACCGACCGCATCGAGAAAATGGAGCGTCGCGTCGCCCATGACCTGTACTACCTGGGGCATTGGTCGTTCGCACTCGACATGCGGATTATCGGCGTGACGATCGTCGAGGGACTGAGGCATCGAAACGCTTACTAA
- a CDS encoding mannose-1-phosphate guanylyltransferase/mannose-6-phosphate isomerase has translation MLTNGTVSGASVGPDGTCAGTTWVRCTRIVPVILAGGSGTRLWPVSRENYPKQLIDVVGSDSLLQATARRMDGFPAGWNVDAAPIIVCGEEHRFVIAEQLHENGVNARLIVEPARRDTAPALTLAASLACADGDDAILIVMPADHSIADVRALQGALESAARHAEQGAIATLGVPPTRPDTGFGYIRIGAELPDGGYAIDGFVEKPAEEIAEQYVAAGTYWWNSGIFIVRARVWLDTLQRLQPDMHAACERAFANGHTEGAYFRPLVEAFLSAPANSIDYAVMERLGATDTDADAGTASGPNPAGVVVRLDAGWSDLGSWDAVWAAMEKDSCGNAGRGRVTFEGAVSTYAHSEGRLVACVGTNNVVVVETADAVLVVDRSHVQDVKGLVARIKAQHAPEADAHRKVRRPWGFYDSIDRGERFQVKRIVVTPGAQLSLQLHHHRAEHWVVVRGTALVTRGDEQFLLSENESTFIPLGTRHRLENPGKVPLEIIEVQSGTYLGEDDIVRFNDSYGRCS, from the coding sequence ATGTTGACGAATGGGACGGTGAGTGGTGCGTCGGTTGGCCCGGATGGTACTTGCGCCGGGACAACCTGGGTGCGTTGCACGCGGATCGTGCCGGTAATTCTTGCGGGTGGCTCGGGTACGCGGCTGTGGCCGGTGTCGCGCGAAAACTATCCGAAACAACTGATCGACGTGGTTGGCTCCGACTCGCTGTTGCAGGCGACCGCGCGACGCATGGACGGATTTCCCGCGGGCTGGAACGTGGATGCTGCGCCGATCATCGTCTGCGGCGAGGAGCACCGGTTTGTGATCGCGGAGCAGCTTCATGAAAACGGCGTCAATGCGCGTCTGATTGTCGAACCCGCGCGACGCGATACGGCGCCGGCGTTGACGCTCGCCGCGTCGCTCGCGTGTGCGGACGGAGACGACGCCATTCTCATCGTGATGCCGGCCGACCATTCGATTGCCGATGTGCGCGCATTGCAAGGCGCACTCGAAAGCGCCGCCAGGCACGCGGAACAGGGCGCGATCGCCACGCTGGGCGTGCCGCCGACCCGTCCCGATACCGGCTTCGGCTATATCCGCATTGGCGCCGAGTTGCCTGACGGCGGCTATGCGATCGACGGTTTCGTCGAGAAGCCGGCGGAAGAAATCGCGGAGCAGTATGTGGCGGCCGGCACCTATTGGTGGAACAGCGGCATTTTCATCGTGCGGGCGCGGGTCTGGCTCGATACCTTGCAACGCCTGCAGCCCGACATGCACGCCGCGTGCGAGCGCGCATTCGCAAACGGCCATACTGAAGGCGCGTATTTCCGTCCGCTGGTGGAGGCTTTTCTGAGCGCGCCTGCGAACTCGATCGATTACGCGGTGATGGAGCGTCTGGGTGCAACAGACACAGACGCAGACGCAGGTACGGCGTCTGGCCCGAACCCCGCCGGTGTCGTCGTACGGCTCGATGCGGGCTGGTCGGATCTGGGTTCCTGGGACGCGGTCTGGGCCGCGATGGAGAAGGACTCGTGCGGTAACGCCGGCCGCGGCCGCGTGACTTTCGAAGGTGCGGTGTCGACTTACGCCCATTCGGAAGGGCGGCTGGTCGCCTGTGTCGGCACCAACAACGTCGTGGTGGTCGAAACAGCCGACGCCGTGCTCGTGGTCGATCGCTCCCATGTGCAGGACGTGAAGGGGCTGGTGGCGCGCATCAAGGCGCAGCACGCGCCCGAGGCCGATGCGCATCGCAAGGTGCGCCGCCCATGGGGTTTCTACGATTCCATCGACCGTGGCGAGCGCTTCCAGGTCAAGCGCATTGTCGTCACGCCGGGCGCCCAGCTCTCATTGCAGTTGCATCACCATCGGGCCGAACACTGGGTCGTCGTGCGCGGCACGGCGCTCGTCACGCGCGGCGACGAGCAGTTTCTGCTGAGCGAAAACGAATCGACCTTTATTCCACTCGGCACACGTCACCGGCTCGAGAACCCGGGGAAAGTGCCGCTCGAAATCATTGAAGTCCAGTCAGGCACCTATCTGGGTGAAGACGACATTGTGAGGTTCAACGACAGCTACGGCCGCTGCTCCTAA